TCGGCCCGCCCGTCCATCGCGATGCCACCCAGCCAGTCGGCGAGCTCCACCGGGTCCGGTGGGCGGGCGGCGCAGGCGCGGGCGTACAGGCCGAGCGCCCGCCGCAGCTCCGCGCCGTCACCCTCGCGGCGGATGCGTTCCACGGTGCGGCGGGCCAGCGGGGCGACGTCGGCGCGGGTGCCGGAGTCGAGCAGGCGCTGCACGGTGTCCAGGACCGGGCCGACCGTGCTCGGTTCCGGCTCGCGGACCCCGGCTCGCGCCGTCAGCGACCTCCGCAGCTCCGGATCGCGTTCGGCCTGGTCGTGCAGCAGCCCGGCCAGCGTCTCGGGATCCAGGGATGTCAGGTAGGCGCGGAGGTCGGTCACGCCGCACATCCTGGCCTACCGGTCGCGCCCACGGCCGGGCGCTCACGCCCCCACGGTGGTCGCTTTCCGTGGGGGCCCCTGTTTCGGCACGGCGATCCGCGCGTTGCGGACCTCGACCAGCAGCCGCGTCTTGCGCTTGTGCGTCTCCACCAGGCCGGCCAGGTACTCACCGAACTCCGGCACCCGGTCCGCGCGCTTGTGCAGGGCACGCAGCTCGCGCAGCCGCTGGGCCGCCTCGCGGTAGCCGTCCGGGTCCCGCAGCTCGATGAGCTCCTCGACGTGCAGCCGGTAGACGGGGATCGCCGCGGCCGGATCGCGCTCGGCGAGCTGGGCGAGAGCCTGGGCGCGTTCGGCCGGCCAGCGGTTCAGCTCCTCGGCAGCGGCCCGCAGCGCGCGATAGGTGTCCGGGGACGGGTTGCGGCGGAACTCGGCCCGGCGCAGGGCGAGCACACCCTCCCGGGGGTGCACGACGGTGCGCGCGGCGTGCGCGATCGCCTCGCCGTGCCGGCCCGCGGAGCGGAGCAGCCGGACGATGCGCAGCGTGGTGGCCGGGGTGGGCGGCTGCTCGGCCAGGATCGCCAGCAGGGTGTCGACGTCGCCGGTCACCTCGGCGATCTGTTCGACCAGGCGGCGGGCGGCCCCACTGCTCGGTTTGCCGTCCAGCGCGGCGCGGAGGTGCTGCAGGCCCTCGTCGCCGAGCGCGACGGCGAAATCGGCGAGGTTGATCTCGGGCCAGCCGGGGCGTTCGAGCTGGGTGTCCAGGATCCAGTCGGCCAGCTCACGCGGATCCGGCCGGTGGGCGGCGCAAGCGCGGGCGTAGAGGCCGATGGCGCGGCGCAGCTCGGCGCCGGTGGCGTCGCTGTCGGCCATCCGGCGGGCGAGCGGGGTCAGGTCGGCCTGGGTGCCCGCGTCCAGGAGCCGCTGCAGGGTGTCCAGGATCGGGCCGACCTTGCCGTGCGCGACCGCGCGCAGCTCCAGCTCGTGCCGCAACCGCGGGTCGCGGCCGGCCTGCTCGAGGAGCAGGTCGGCGAGGGTCTCCGCGTCGAGAGTGCGCAGGTAGCCACGCAGATCCGGGGCGGAGGTCATGCGCTCATCCTGCCGTACCCGATGGGAGGAGAACGTCACCCGACAGCGTCAATTTCCCGGACCGCACTGACGCTGCGTGAGCATCAGCAGGGGCTGAGCCACTGGAAGAAGTACCCGGTGGACGCTTCCCGATCGAGGTCGTCCAGGAGCGGAACGGGCGAGATCTCCGGCACGCTGCGCGGGTACGGGCGCCAGCGGCCCGCATCGGCGAGGTAGTACAGCGACCACATCTCGTCCAGGCCGTAGCGGAGCTGGGCGAAGGGCCGCTCGGCCGGCCCGTCACCGGCCCACGCGGCCCGCCGCTCGACGAGGGTCACGATCCGCCCGCGCCACCGGGACAGCACCGTGTACTCGCCGCGCTGATCAGCCGGAACCCGCCGCTCACACCAACGATCGATCTGGCGTTGCTGCAGCTCGGGAATCGGCGACATACCCACAGTGATACCGCAACTCGACGGGATCGGGTGGCACCGGATACTGCCCCCTGTGACACTCGACGATCTGCGACGGCGGCTGGCCGAGTTCGCCGCCGCCCGGGACTGGCAGCGGTTCCACACCCCGAAGAACCTGGTGATGGCCCTGTCCGGCGAGGTCGGCGAGCTGACCGCGCTCTTCCAGTGGCTCACCCCGGAGGAGTCCGCGCGGATCCTCGACGACCCCGCCTCCCGCGCCGCCGTGCTCGACGAACTCGCCGACGTCACGCTCTACCTCACCCGCCTGGCCGACGTGCTCGGCGTCGACCTCCTCGAAGCCGCCCAGGCGAAGATCGATCGCAACGAGTCCCGCTTCCCGGCTGATCGTTTCGACTAACCTGGCAGGCGCGGCCCGACGGGCACCGAAGCAGCCGCTTCGTCGCTGCCCCCACCCGCACGTGGATGACGCGTGCCCAGTGGGGGAATCGAAGTGGCTCTTGTCCGGCACAGTGCCGCACACCTGCTCGCGGAGGCGAACACCGGCCAGTTGCCCAGGACCCTGAACGACCAGGCCGGTTTCCAGTGGGGACACCGGGTCGCCGCGAGCGAGGTGCGCTCGTGGGCAGGCAGCCTGCCGCCCTTCCTGGCCGACGTGGTGGACGCCGGGCTGGGCCGGGTCGAGGTGCTGCTGGAACACCGCTTGCCGCACAGCCCGAAGCGGGTGGACGTGGTGCTGTGCGGGGTGCACCCGAGGACGGGTGCGGCCAGCTACGTCCTCGTCGAGCTGAAGCAGTGGTCGAAGGCGGAACTGCTGGCGGCGGACCTCGTGCTGATCGACTCGCGCCGGGAACCGGTGCTGCACCCGGTCGAACAGGTCCGGCGGTACTGCGAGTACCTCGTCGATTCGACGCCCGCACTGGCCGAGGCGCC
The sequence above is a segment of the Amycolatopsis viridis genome. Coding sequences within it:
- a CDS encoding nucleotide pyrophosphohydrolase; this encodes MTLDDLRRRLAEFAAARDWQRFHTPKNLVMALSGEVGELTALFQWLTPEESARILDDPASRAAVLDELADVTLYLTRLADVLGVDLLEAAQAKIDRNESRFPADRFD
- a CDS encoding DUF3024 domain-containing protein, whose amino-acid sequence is MSPIPELQQRQIDRWCERRVPADQRGEYTVLSRWRGRIVTLVERRAAWAGDGPAERPFAQLRYGLDEMWSLYYLADAGRWRPYPRSVPEISPVPLLDDLDREASTGYFFQWLSPC